In Equus quagga isolate Etosha38 chromosome 14, UCLA_HA_Equagga_1.0, whole genome shotgun sequence, one DNA window encodes the following:
- the LOC124225826 gene encoding olfactory receptor 10G9, translating to MRNVSLVTTFILMGLPHAPLLDSPLFGIFLVIYVLTVVGNFLILLVITVDSHLHTPMYYFLTNLSFIDMWFSTVTVPKMLMTLVSPGGKAISFHSCVAQLYSFHFLGSTECFLYTVMSYDRYLAIGYPLRYSSMMSRRTCALLAASTWLSGSLHSAVQTMLTFHLPYCGPNQIQHYLCDAPPILKLACADTSAIEMVIFVNIGVVASACFLLIVLSYVSIVCSILKIRTSEGRHRAFQTCASHCIVVLCFFLPCVFIYLRPGSKDAVDGVVAVFYTVLTPLLNPVVYTLRNKEVKKALLNLKHKVAYS from the coding sequence ATGAGAAACGTGAGCCTCGTGACAACATTCATCCTCATGGGGCTTCCGCATGCACCACTACTGGACTCCCCCCTCTTTGGAATTTTCTTGGTGATTTATGTACTCACTGTGGTGGGGAACTTCCTCATTCTGCTGGTGATCACAGTGgattcccacctccacacccccatgtactacTTTCTAACCAACCTGTCCTTCATTGACATGTGGTTCTCCACAGTCACTGTGCCCAAAATGCTGATGACTTTGGTCTCCCCAGGAGGCAAGGCTATCTCCTTCCACAGCTGTGTGGCCCAGCTCTACTCCTTCCACTTCCTGGGGAGCACCGAGTGTTTCCTCTACACGGTCATGTCTTATGACCGCTACCTGGCCATCGGTTACCCACTCAGGTACAGCAGCATGATGAGTAGGAGAACATGTGCTCTCCTGGCTGCAAGCACATGGCTCAGTGGCTCTCTGCACTCTGCTGTCCAGACCATGCTGACGTTCCATTTGCCCTACTGTGGGCCCAACCAAATCCAGCATTACCTTTGTGATGCACCGCCCATCCTCAAACTGGCCTGTGCAGACACCTCTGCCATCGAAATGGTAATCTTTGTCAACATCGGGGTAGTGGCCTCAGCCTGCTTTCTCCTGATAGTGCTGTCCTATGTGTCCATAGTCTGTTCCATCCTGAAGATCCGCACCTCAGAGGGGAGACACAGAGCCTTTCAGACCTGCGCCTCCCATTGCATTGtggttctttgtttcttccttccctgtgTTTTCATTTACCTGAGGCCAGGATCCAAGGATGCTGTGGATGGGGTTGTGGCAGTTTTCTACACTGTGCTGACACCCCTTCTAAACCCTGTGGTGTACACTCTGAGGAACAAGGAAGTAAAGAAAGCTCTGTTGAATCTTAAGCACAAAGTAGCATATTCTTAG